The Amblyomma americanum isolate KBUSLIRL-KWMA chromosome 3, ASM5285725v1, whole genome shotgun sequence genome window below encodes:
- the stck gene encoding LIM zinc finger domain containing stck — protein MSVNRYTTSADGARQKPGPNQIPWQMDASPLYIRRQDHLNDRMRGLYVSEPAAPSPPVTFTSSTRQTPVAARSHHYPRNSSDYDNTPPEPPKRTSSASMTPSYDSVSTSSSSLQYRNGGGGSGGGYGVGSPSRSNEGLYTSPGTSSAVPHLEVEDESEANFLMSLETMACTRCGDGFEPHEKIVNSHGEVWHQACFVCCQCFRPFPEGVFYEFEGRKYCEHDFHVLFAPCCGKCGEFIIGRVIKAMNNNWHPQCFQCEICTIPLADQGFIKNAGRALCHECNAKEKAAACGKYICYKCHGIIDDMPLKFRSEPYHPYHFNCTTCGVELTAEAREVKGDLYCLRCHDKMGIPICGACRRPIEERVVTALGKNWHVEHFVCAKCEKPFLGHRHYEKKGLAYCETHYHQLFGNLCYICNSVIGGDVFTALNKAWCVHHFACSVCDQKMSQKTKFFEVDLKPVCKRCFEKFPSDLKKRLKKSYEVNSKTNTWQPCA, from the exons ATGTCTGTGAACCGCTACACGACAAGCGCCGATGGCGCGCGACAAAAGCCTGGACCCAACCAGATCCCTTGGCAGATGGACGCCAGtccgctttacataagaaggcaGGACCACCTCAACGACCGGATGCGCGGTCTCTACGTGAGCGAACCTGCGGCGCCGTCACCCCCCGTGACATTTACGAGCTCCACTCGGCAGACGCCAGTGGCGGCCAGAAGCCACCACTACCCGCGCAACTCGTCCGATTACGACAACACGCCGCCCGAGCCGCCCAAGAGGACCAGCTCCGCATCAATGACACCATCATACGACTCCGTCTCTACTTCCTCATCTTCACTGCAGTACAGGAACGGGGGAGGTGGCAGTGGTGGCGGCTACGGTGTTGGCAGCCCTTCGAGGTCTAATGAAGGCCTCTACACATCTCCTGGCACATCATCAGCAGTCCCACATTTGGAGGTGGAGGA TGAATCAGAGGCAAACTTCCTGATGTCGCTCGAAACAATGGCTTGTACCCGTTGTGGGGACGGGTTTGAGCCCCACGAGAAGATTGTCAACTCACATGGCGAAGTCTGGCACCAGGCTTGCTTTGT ATGTTGCCAGTGCTTCCGGCCATTTCCCGAAGGTGTCTTCTATGAG TTTGAGGGCCGCAAGTACTGCGAGCATGACTTCCACGTCCTTTTCGCCCCCTGCTGTGGCAAGTGTGGCGAGTTCATCATTGGTCGAGTTATCAAAGCCATGAACAACAACTGGCACCCCCAGTGCTTCCAATGCGAGATTTGCACAATCCCACTGGCTGACCAAGGTTTCATCAAGAATGCTGGAAG AGCCCTCTGTCATGAGTGCAATGCCAAGGAAAAGGCTGCAGCCTGTGGCAAATACATCTGCTACAAGTGCCA CGGCATCATTGACGACATGCCTCTGAAGTTCCGCAGTGAGCCCTACCATCCGTACCACTTCAACTGCACCACTTGCGG TGTGGAGCTGACCGCAGAGGCACGTGAAGTCAAAGGGGACCTGTACTGCCTCCGCTGTCATGACAAGATGGGCATCCCCATTTGTGGTGCTTGCCGACGGCCCATTGAGGAGCGTGTAGTCACTGCACTTGGCAAGAACTGGCACGTGGAG CACTTCGTGTGTGCCAAGTGTGAAAAGCCCTTCCTTGGGCATCGGCACTACGAGAAGAAGGGGCTCGCTTACTGTGAGACCCACTACCACCAGCTGTTTGGCAACCTTTGCTATATCTGCAACAGTGTCATCGGCGGAGATG tattCACTGCCCTGAACAAAGCCTGGTGTGTCCACCACTTCGCATGCTCTGTCTGCGACCAGAAAATGAGTCAGAA GACAAAGTTCTTTGAGGTTGACCTTAAGCCTGTGTGCAAGCGGTGCTTTGAGAAGTTCCCCAGTGATCTGAAGAAACGACTGAAGAAATCTTATGAAGTAAACTCGAAGACCAATACATGGCAACCATGTGCATGA